The following proteins come from a genomic window of Macrobrachium rosenbergii isolate ZJJX-2024 chromosome 37, ASM4041242v1, whole genome shotgun sequence:
- the LOC136825163 gene encoding collagen alpha-1(I) chain-like, with protein sequence MLMMMAMVPKKTTGRRGLLLSLAVLAVLSCAVRAAEIPDKRAKRGDLQPAAVAKTCTEAGGKCVPSKNGGNCKRLRKRQEADHDRREEEEEEAGREKTTTGPKNGKNRVAGDGASGGKKGAGKALNNRASTPGGGGGGGGKKGGKKGAGKALNNRASTPGGGGGGRGKGAKRGRKPNDGKKNQRQGTSGGKIKKGGKNGRNNAVGNGGNGDGGSTKGKKGKATRKKGGKGNRQGAKNNGNTPKPQGGKNKKNGTNGNPPKPHGGKNKKNGTNGNPPKPHGGKNKKNGTNGAHPKPQGGRNKKNGTNGKKKPGNSTDRPTFKPPKKGGGRQQNPPTANQKQATGCTPRKKCKDSNGFCFTAGQTCNGKVRKKGCKGTGCQCCVPKSGSGSGGGSGGGSGTNTCKPRKKCTSLSGFCVTTGQTCNGRLRKQGCKGTGCQCCVPKNGSTSSPSNTCKPRKNCVAKKGYCITGTQTCPGRLRKSGCKGTGCRCCVPKPCKPRKGCTAKGGVCIGAQEKCTGRVRKNGCKGKTGCQCCVQKDKCSGKENSTCKKFKGKCSKSCTKKQRVIKKGCGKGKCVCCAKACKIQPSCTAAKGSCVSGKKECPSGIIDKKGCKGKSCSCCIPGGTPGTGTTPTHVAPTPSPTIKPPLSSSGPTPPGSNSSGPTPPGPNPSGPTPPGPNPSGPTPTGPTPPGPNPSGPTPTGPTPPGPNPSGPTPPGPNPSGPTPPGPTPSGPTPPGPNPSGPTPPGPNPSGPTPPGPNPSGPTPTGPTPPGPNPSGPTPPGPNPSGPTPPGPNPSGPTPPGPNPSGPTPPGPTPPGPNPSGPTPPGPNPSGPTPPGPNPSGPTPPGPNPSGPTPPGPNPSGPTPPGPNPSGPTPPGPNPPGPTPPGPTPPGPTPPGPTPPGPSPPGPTPPGPPGNGTTAPLPTPPPTGPSSNSSGSTGPSTASGSTSSGSTGPSTASGSNSSGSTGPSTASGSTSSGSTGPSTSSGSTSSGSTGPSTASGSTSSGSTGPTTASGSTSSGTTRPSTSSGSTSSGSTGPSTSSGSTSSGSTGPSTSSGSTSSGSTGPTTSSGSTSSGSTGPTTSSGSTSSGSTGPTTSSGSTSSGSTGPTTSSGSTSSGSTGPTTSSGSTSSGSTGPTTSSGSTSSGSTGPTTSSGSTSSGSTGPTTSSGST encoded by the exons GGCGATCTTCAACCGGCCGCTGTAGCAAAAACCTGCACTGAGGCAGGAGGCAAGTGTGTCCCTAGCAAGAATGGTGGCAACTGCAAAAGA CTCCGCAAACGCCAAGAGGCAGATCACGAcaggcgagaagaagaagaagaagaggcagggCGGGAAAAAACGACAACAGGTCCCAAGAACGGGAAGAACCGGGTGGCTGGGGATGGCGCTTCAGGAGGCAAGAAGGGCGCTGGAAAGGCGCTGAATAACCGCGCGAGCacccctggaggaggaggaggcggaggagggaagaagggcgGCAAGAAGGGCGCTGGAAAGGCGCTGAATAACCGCGCGAGCacccctggaggaggaggaggaggaagaggcaaaggcGCGAAAAGGGGACGGAAGCCTAATGACGGAAAGAAGAACCAGCGTCAGGGAACTAGCGGCGGGAAAATAAAGAAGGGGGGAAAGAACGGGAGAAACAATGCGGTCGGAAATGGAGGGAATGGCGATGGAGGGAGTACGAAGGGAAAGAAGGGCAAAGCAACCAGAAAGAAGGGGGGAAAAGGTAATCGGCAGGGGGCGAAGAACAACGGCAATACGCCCAAACCTCAGGGggggaagaacaagaagaacggGACGAACGGCAATCCGCCCAAACCTCACGGggggaagaacaagaagaacggGACGAACGGCAATCCGCCCAAACCTCACGGggggaagaacaagaagaacggGACGAACGGCGCTCATCCCAAACCTCAGGGGGGGAGGAACAAGAAGAACGGGACGAACGGGAAGAAGAAACCGGGAAATTCCACCGACAGGCCAACCTTTAAGCCACCTAAGAAGGGAGGCGGACGGCAGCAGAATCCACCTacagccaatcagaagcaagcTACTG GTTGTACGCCGAGGAAAAAGTGCAAGGACAGCAACGGGTTCTGCTTCACCGCGGGACAGACGTGTAACGGCAAGGTTAGGAAGAAGGGATGCAAGGGCACCGGATGTCAATGCTGTGTACCAA AAAGTGGTagtggaagtggaggaggaagtggaggaggaagtgGCACTAACACCTGCAAACCCAGGAAGAAATGCACGAGCCTGAGCGGGTTCTGCGTCACCACAGGACAAACTTGCAACGGCAGACTTAGAAAGCAGGGGTGCAAAGGAACAGGTTGTCAGTGCTGTGTGCCTA AAAACGGGTCTACTAGTTCCCCCTCTAATACTTGCAAGCCTAGGAAAAACTGTGTGGCGAAGAAGGGTTATTGCATCACTGGAACACAAACGTGCCCAGGAAGACTCAGAAAGAGTGGTTGCAAAGGAACAGGCTGTCGATGCTGCGTACCGA AACCTTGCAAACCAAGGAAAGGCTGCACTGCCAAGGGTGGCGTCTGCATTGGAGCCCAAGAGAAGTGCACCGGCAGAGTAAGGAAAAACGGATGCAAGGGCAAGACAGGCTGTCAGTGCTGCGTTCAAA AGGACAAGTGCTCGGGTAAAGAAAACAGCACGTgcaagaaatttaaaggaaaatgcagTAAATCTTGTACTAAAAAGCAGAGAGTTATTAAGAAAGGATGCGGCAAAGGCAAGTGCGTGTGCTGCGCAAAGGCTTGCAAGATCCAGCCTTCGTGCACAGCAGCCAAAGGATCCTGCGTCAGCGGGAAGAAGGAATGTCCTTCGGGCATCATAGACAAGAAAGGATGCAAAGGAAAGAGCTGCAGTTGCTGTATTCCAG GTGGTACTCCTGGAACTGGGACAACTCCAACCCATGTTGCGCCAACGCCCAGCCCAACGATAAAGCCACCATTGTCTTCTTCTGGCCCAACTCCTCCTGGTTCAAATTCTTCTGGTCCAACTCCTCCTGGTCCAAATCCTTCTGGTCCAACTCCTCCTGGTCCAAATCCTTCTGGCCCAACTCCTACTGGTCCAACTCCTCCTGGTCCAAATCCTTCTGGCCCAACTCCTACTGGTCCAACTCCTCCTGGTCCAAATCCTTCTGGCCCAACTCCTCCTGGTCCAAATCCTTCTGGTCCAACTCCTCCTGGTCCAACTCCTTCTGGTCCAACTCCTCCTGGTCCAAATCCTTCTGGTCCAACTCCTCCTGGTCCAAATCCTTCTGGTCCAACTCCTCCTGGTCCAAATCCTTCTGGCCCAACTCCTACTGGTCCAACTCCTCCTGGTCCAAATCCTTCTGGTCCAACTCCTCCTGGTCCAAATCCTTCTGGCCCAACTCCTCCTGGTCCAAATCCCTCTGGTCCAACTCCTCCTGGTCCAAATCCTTCTGGCCCAACTCCTCCTGGTCCAACTCCTCCTGGTCCAAATCCTTCTGGTCCAACTCCTCCTGGTCCAAATCCTTCTGGCCCAACTCCTCCTGGTCCAAATCCTTCTGGTCCAACTCCTCCTGGTCCAAATCCTTCTGGTCCAACTCCTCCTGGTCCAAATCCTTCTGGCCCAACTCCTCCTGGTCCAAATCCTTCTGGTCCAACTCCTCCTGGTCCAAATCCTCCTGGCCCAACTCCTCCTGGCCCAACTCCTCCTGGTCCAACTCCTCCTGGTCCAACTCCTCCTGGTCCATCTCCTCCTGGCCCAACTCCTCCTGGTCCTCCTGGCAATGGTACTACTGCACCATTACCTACCCCACCTCCGACAG GACCTTCAAGCAATTCGAGTGGAAGCACAggaccttcaacagctagtggaAGCACTTCAAGTGGCAGCACAGGACCTTCGACAGCTAGCGGAAGCAATTCGAGTGGAAGCACAggaccttcaacagctagtggaAGCACTTCAAGTGGCAGCACAGGACCTTCAACCTCCAGTGGAAGCACTTCAAGTGGCAGCACAGGACCTTCGACAGCTAGTGGAAGCACTTCAAGTGGCAGCACTGGACCTACAACAGCCAGTGGAAGCACTTCAAGTGGCACCACCAGACCTTCAACATCTAGTGGAAGCACTTCAAGTGGCAGCACAGGACCTTCAACCTCCAGTGGAAGCACTTCGAGTGGCAGCACAGGACCTTCAACTTCCAGTGGAAGCACTTCAAGTGGCAGCACAGGACCCACAACTTCCAGCGGAAGCACTTCAAGTGGCAGCACAGGACCTACAACCTCCAGTGGAAGCACTTCGAGTGGCAGCACAGGACCCACAACTTCCAGTGGAAGCACTTCGAGTGGCAGCACAGGACCCACAACTTCCAGTGGAAGCACTTCGAGTGGCAGCACAGGACCTACAACTTCCAGTGGAAGCACTTCGAGTGGCAGCACAGGACCTACAACCTCCAGTGGAAGCACTTCGAGTGGCAGCACAGGACCTACAACCTCCAGTGGAAGCACTTCGAGTGGCAGCACAGGACCTACAACCTCCAGTGGAAGCACTTGA